One Schistocerca nitens isolate TAMUIC-IGC-003100 chromosome 1, iqSchNite1.1, whole genome shotgun sequence DNA segment encodes these proteins:
- the LOC126194814 gene encoding uncharacterized protein LOC126194814: MGFVKVVKNKQYFKRYQVKFKRRREGKTDYRARLRLTTQVKNKYNTPKYRLIVRFSNRDITCQVAYSRIEGDMILCSAYSHELPDYGIKVGLTNYAAAYCTGLLLARRLLKKLGLDQLYVGCTEVTGEEYNVEAVEDGPGAFRCYLDVGLIRTTTGARVFGAMKGAVDGGLNIPHSTKRFPGYNPEDKEFDAEIHRKHIFGLHVADYMRQLAEEDDEAYKRQFSQYIKLGIDPDSIEGIYKTAHANIRANPDRKKKEKDAAAITKKRWGRAKLSLAERKNRIAQKKESFKKKLEAGEVAE, encoded by the coding sequence ATGGGATTTGTGAAAGTAGTGAAGAATaagcagtactttaaacgttatcAAGTGAAGTTTAAAAGGCGTCGCGAGGGAAAGACTGATTACCGCGCTAGGCTTCGCCTTACAACTCAGGTGAAGAACAAGTACAATACGCCGAAATATCGCCTGATCGTTCGTTTTTCCAACAGAGATATAACCTGTCAAGTGGCGTATTCAAGAATTGAAGGTGatatgattctttgttctgcataCAGTCACGAATTGCCAGACTATGGAATCAAAGTTGGGCTGACCAACTATGCAGCTGCTTACTGCACCGGCCTACTTCTAGCTAGAAGATTGCTAAAGAAACTTGGTTTGGATCAACTTTATGTCGGCTGCACAGAAGTTACCGGAGAGGAATACAACGTGGAAGCGGTGGAAGATGGGCCGGGCGCATTTCGATGTTACTTAGATGTGGGGTTAATCCGCACAACTACTGGAGCTCGTGTGTTTGGTGCTATGAAGGGAGCTGTGGACGGTGGTTTGAATATACCTCACAGCACCAAAAGATTCCCAGGTTACAACCCCGAGGATAAGGAATTTGATGCTGAGATTCATCGAAAACACATCTTTGGCCTGCATGTGGCAGATTACATGCGACAGCTGGCGGAAGAAGATGATGAGGCGTACAAGAGACAATTTTCCCAATATATCAAACTGGGCATTGATCCAGATAGTATTGAGGGAATATATAAAACGGCGCATGCAAATATCCGTGCTAATCCAGatcgaaagaagaaagaaaaagatgcTGCAGCTATTACCAAGAAGAGGTGGGGCCGTGCCAAGCTGTCCCTTGCTGAGAGGAAGAACAGGATCGCCCAGAAGAAGGAGTCGTTCAAGAAGAAGCTGGAGGCGGGTGAAGTTGCAGAATAA